The Ancylobacter sp. WKF20 genome contains a region encoding:
- a CDS encoding HPr kinase/phosphatase C-terminal domain-containing protein yields the protein MDSPTLHASCVSVGGRGVLIRGASGAGKSHLAFALILAGGSGRVPPTELVADDRVHVNALDGRLVATAPHALAGLIEIRGAGLRRLPHVAEVSLHLVVDLDAPDAARLPAPEACRCVISGIELARLPVLRAGDALQQVLACLLTDPAPG from the coding sequence ATGGACAGCCCGACGCTCCACGCCTCCTGCGTCAGCGTCGGCGGGCGCGGTGTGTTGATCCGGGGCGCCTCCGGGGCGGGCAAGTCGCATCTCGCCTTCGCCCTCATCCTCGCCGGCGGTTCGGGCCGGGTGCCACCGACCGAGCTCGTGGCGGATGATCGCGTGCATGTGAACGCGCTCGACGGGCGGCTGGTCGCTACCGCGCCGCACGCTCTGGCCGGGCTCATCGAAATTCGCGGCGCGGGCCTGCGCCGATTGCCGCATGTCGCTGAGGTGTCTCTCCATCTCGTGGTCGATCTCGACGCGCCCGACGCGGCCCGCCTGCCGGCGCCGGAAGCTTGCCGTTGCGTGATTTCCGGCATCGAACTGGCGCGCCTACCGGTGCTGCGCGCGGGGGACGCCCTCCAGCAGGTTCTTGCGTGCCTGCTCACCGATCCGGCGCCGGGCTAG
- a CDS encoding PTS sugar transporter subunit IIA gives MIGLVLVTHGRLASEFRSALEHVMGPQSQLETITIGPDDDIEQRRNDIVGAVEAVNSGGGVVILTDMFGGTPSNLAISVMTSPDIEVVAGINLPMLVKLATVRGEVPMAEAVVQAQDAGRKYINIASRVLAGK, from the coding sequence ATGATAGGTCTCGTACTCGTAACGCACGGACGCCTGGCCAGCGAATTCCGTTCAGCTCTTGAACACGTCATGGGACCGCAATCCCAGCTTGAGACGATCACGATCGGCCCTGACGACGACATCGAGCAGCGCCGCAACGACATTGTCGGCGCGGTCGAGGCGGTGAACAGCGGCGGTGGCGTGGTCATTCTCACCGACATGTTCGGCGGCACGCCCTCCAACCTTGCCATTTCCGTCATGACCTCGCCCGATATCGAGGTCGTCGCCGGTATCAACCTGCCCATGCTGGTCAAGCTCGCCACCGTGCGCGGAGAGGTGCCGATGGCCGAGGCGGTGGTGCAGGCGCAGGATGCCGGGCGCAAATACATCAACATCGCCAGCCGGGTGCTTGCGGGCAAATGA
- a CDS encoding HPr family phosphocarrier protein, translated as MMDTSVALTRELSIVNKRGLHARASAKFVQTVERFDADVRVTRCGETVGGTSIMGLMMLAAAPGTSIEVAASGREAQAVIEALTHLIADRFGEDE; from the coding sequence ATGATGGACACGTCGGTCGCCCTCACGCGTGAGCTGTCCATCGTCAACAAGCGCGGCCTGCATGCGCGCGCCTCCGCCAAATTCGTCCAGACCGTCGAGCGCTTCGACGCCGATGTGCGCGTCACGCGCTGCGGCGAGACGGTTGGCGGCACGTCCATCATGGGCCTGATGATGCTGGCCGCCGCGCCGGGCACCTCCATCGAGGTCGCCGCCTCCGGGCGGGAGGCGCAGGCCGTGATCGAGGCGCTGACCCATCTCATCGCCGACCGCTTCGGCGAAGACGAGTAG
- the ahcY gene encoding adenosylhomocysteinase → MALASEYIVKDIGLADFGRKEIDLAETEMPGLMAIRAEYGPSQPLKGARIAGSLHMTIQTAVLIETLKALGADVRWVSCNIFSTQDHAAAAIAAAGTPVFAFKGETLVEYWDFTAKLFDWHDGGVPNMILDDGGDATMLVHHGLRAENGDTAFLDQAESEEEVIFFALIKKLLAEKPKGWFAQVAASIKGVSEETTTGVHRLYKLAEQGKLLFPAINVNDSVTKSKFDNLYGCRESLVDAIRRGTDVMLAGKVAFVAGFGDVGKGSAASLRQAGARVIVSEVDPICALQASMEGYEVATIEDAFSRADIYVTATGNRDIITVDHMRQMKDRAIVCNIGHFDNEIQVAGLKNFKWNNIKPQVDEIEFPSGNRIILLSEGRLVNLGNAMGHPSFVMSSSFANQTLAQIELWANPGKYEKKVYTLPKFLDEKVAALHLEKLGVKLTKLRPEQADYIGVPVEGPFKPDHYRY, encoded by the coding sequence ATGGCCCTCGCCAGCGAATACATCGTCAAGGACATCGGCCTCGCCGATTTCGGCCGTAAGGAAATCGATCTGGCCGAGACCGAGATGCCGGGCCTCATGGCCATCCGTGCGGAATATGGTCCGTCGCAGCCGCTCAAGGGCGCGCGCATCGCCGGCTCCCTGCACATGACCATCCAGACCGCCGTGCTGATCGAGACGCTGAAGGCGCTCGGCGCGGATGTGCGCTGGGTCTCGTGCAACATCTTCTCGACCCAGGACCACGCCGCGGCCGCCATCGCCGCCGCCGGCACGCCGGTCTTCGCCTTCAAGGGCGAGACGCTGGTCGAGTACTGGGACTTCACCGCCAAGCTGTTCGACTGGCATGATGGCGGCGTGCCGAACATGATCCTCGACGATGGCGGGGATGCCACCATGCTGGTGCATCACGGCCTGCGCGCCGAGAATGGCGACACCGCCTTCCTCGACCAGGCCGAATCCGAGGAAGAGGTGATCTTCTTCGCCCTCATCAAGAAGCTGCTGGCCGAGAAGCCGAAGGGCTGGTTCGCGCAGGTCGCCGCTTCCATCAAGGGCGTCTCGGAAGAGACCACCACGGGCGTGCACCGCCTCTACAAGCTCGCCGAGCAGGGCAAGCTGCTGTTCCCGGCGATCAACGTCAATGACAGCGTCACCAAGTCGAAGTTCGACAACCTCTATGGCTGCCGCGAGTCGCTGGTCGACGCCATCCGTCGCGGCACCGACGTGATGCTGGCCGGCAAGGTCGCCTTCGTCGCCGGCTTCGGCGATGTCGGCAAGGGCTCGGCCGCTTCGCTGCGCCAGGCCGGCGCGCGCGTCATCGTCTCCGAGGTCGATCCGATCTGCGCCCTGCAGGCGTCGATGGAAGGCTATGAGGTGGCGACCATCGAGGACGCCTTCTCCCGCGCCGACATCTATGTCACCGCGACCGGCAACCGCGACATCATCACCGTCGATCACATGCGGCAGATGAAGGACCGGGCCATCGTCTGCAACATCGGCCACTTCGACAATGAGATCCAGGTCGCGGGTCTCAAGAACTTCAAGTGGAACAACATCAAGCCCCAGGTCGACGAGATCGAGTTCCCGTCGGGCAACCGCATCATCCTGCTGTCGGAAGGCCGTCTGGTGAACCTTGGCAACGCCATGGGCCACCCGTCCTTCGTGATGTCGTCCTCCTTCGCCAACCAGACGCTGGCGCAGATCGAACTCTGGGCCAACCCGGGCAAGTACGAGAAGAAGGTCTACACCCTGCCGAAGTTCCTCGACGAGAAGGTCGCCGCGCTGCACCTCGAGAAGCTCGGCGTGAAGCTTACCAAGCTGCGCCCCGAGCAGGCCGACTATATCGGCGTGCCCGTCGAGGGCCCCTTCAAGCCGGACCACTACCGCTACTGA
- a CDS encoding GNAT family N-acetyltransferase, translating into MILRDATAHDLPGILAIYNHAVLHSTAIWNDTPTDLANRSAWLADRRAKSYPVIVAAEGDEVLGYASFGDFRPFDGFRISVEHSVYVAEHARGRGLGGKLVEALFEPARAIGKKVMIGGITGGNTASLALHTRLGFVETGRMPGIGTKFGQRLDLVFMQRGL; encoded by the coding sequence ATGATCCTGCGTGACGCCACCGCCCACGACCTGCCGGGCATTCTCGCCATCTACAACCATGCCGTGCTGCACTCGACGGCGATCTGGAACGACACGCCGACCGACCTCGCCAACCGCAGCGCCTGGCTGGCCGACCGCCGCGCCAAATCCTACCCGGTCATCGTCGCGGCCGAGGGCGACGAGGTGCTGGGATATGCGAGCTTCGGCGATTTCCGCCCCTTTGACGGCTTCCGCATCAGCGTCGAGCACTCGGTCTATGTCGCCGAGCACGCGCGCGGACGTGGCCTTGGCGGCAAGCTGGTGGAAGCGCTGTTCGAGCCCGCCCGCGCCATCGGCAAGAAGGTGATGATCGGCGGCATCACCGGCGGCAACACCGCCTCCCTCGCCTTGCACACCCGCCTCGGCTTCGTGGAAACGGGCCGGATGCCCGGCATCGGCACCAAGTTCGGCCAGAGGCTCGATCTGGTGTTCATGCAACGAGGGTTGTGA